One window of Coregonus clupeaformis isolate EN_2021a unplaced genomic scaffold, ASM2061545v1 scaf1047, whole genome shotgun sequence genomic DNA carries:
- the LOC121533000 gene encoding protein phosphatase 1 regulatory subunit 12C-like isoform X1 yields MGDTAKDKRQEQLKRWSGSNTDREPAVPRRRWRGDVEDAGGSEAVNNAVSKEHSQDVEGSRSTPGEAHSLLLKRRRRVRFDTAAEFLAACASGDTDEAQEMLKDARKTEGKNGDYQGEVVNCANADGITALHQACIDGNMEVMVFLLAQGANINQVDSEGWTPLHVAATCGNLEITDFLLEQGASLTAVNCDGDVPLDIAEDEATESLLHQYTVRHGVDVEAAKRVEEEQIMNDARAWLTEGPPSELRHPKTGATPLHVAAAKGYLEAIKLLCQCGLDVSEMDWDGWTPLHAAAHWGQGDACRILAEQLCDMEACSNGGQTPFDVADESVVSLLEELSQKQANWRNEQSIMDRQNPAGSTAAKAENKRRRGAVSRMSSREKMNMLDQSKERRSEGLELSEEKESSPESSTLSSPDTESATSTVSPAEKTPEEKDVEERDQDRASRTARVQPTPQRKDPLADSPNNTNPDRRKFQAPVRDEESESQRKARSRLMRQSRRSTQGVTLTDLKEAEKSVAKPADPSPSNILHVSPIVTITPAERDTDPVKEVGPEGETRLGVRDRRKGRRERRSTGVVQLGNEHLDAMDEAQQDESHRHSSPSEPQLGDFSPDYKMLYMSVLQENGLLRDKLQETALVLSQSKVELERLRQSQESNTERPALQELERFEKRALQRKAVELEDELKVLVDLRADNQRLKDENAALIRVISKLSK; encoded by the exons ATGGGGGACACAGCAAAGGATAAACGGCAGGAACAATTGAAGCGCTGGTCCGGTTCTAACACCGACAGAGAACCGGCTGTGCCCAGGCGAAGGTGGCGGGGCGATGTCGAGGATGCAGGCGGCTCGGAGGCCGTAAACAACGCCGTTTCAAAGGAACATTCTCAGGATGTGGAGGGAAGCAGATCGACCCCCGGGGAAGCCCATAGTCTTCTACTCAAACGAAG GAGGCGAGTGCGGTTTGATACTGCTGCAGAGTTCCTGGCAGCTTGTGCCAGTGGTGACACAGATGAGGCCCAGGAGATGCTGAAAGATGCAAGAAAGACAGAAGGCAAGAATGGAGACTATCAGGGAGAGGTTGTGAATTGTGCCAATGCTGACGGAATCACAGCTCTTCACCAG GCTTGTATAGATGGGAACATGGAGGTGATGGTCTTTCTCCTGGCTCAGGGTGCCAACATAAACCAGGTGGACAGTGAGGGCTGGACTCCACTGCATGTGGCAGCCACCTGTGGGAACCTGGAGATCACTga TTTCCTTTTGGAGCAGGGTGCGTCTCTCACTGCTGTGAACTGCGATGGCGACGTCCCCCTGGACATAGCTGAAGACGAGGCCACTGAGTCGCTCCTGCACCAATACACAGTGAGACACG GTGTGGATGTGGAGGCAGCTAAGCGGGTGGAGGAGGAACAGATCATGAACGACGCCAGAGCCTGGCTGACAGAGGGGCCTCCCTCAGAACTACGGCACCCCAAAACTGGGGCCACTCCCCTGCATGTGGCTGCAGCCAAGGGCTACCTGGAAGCCATCAA ACTGCTGTGCCAGTGTGGGCTGGATGTGTCAGAGATGGACTGGGATGGCTGGACGCCTCTCCACGCAGCGGCACACTGGGGGCAGGGAGATGCCTGCAGGATACTGGCTGAACAGCTCTGCGACATGGAGGCCTGCAGCAATGGG GGCCAGACTCCGTTTGATGTCGCTGATGAGAGTGTTGTGTCACTGCTGGAGGAGCTGTCACAGAAACAAGCCAAC TGGCGTAATGAGCAGTCCATCAtggacagacagaaccctgcagGCTCTACTGCTGCAAAAGCTGAGAACAAACGACGGAG gggggCAGTGAGCAGAATGAGCAGCAGGGAAAAGATGAACATGCTGGACCAGTCTAAAGAGAGGAGGTCTGAAGGCCTGGAGCTCAGCGAGGAGAAAGAGAGCAGCCCTG AAAGCTCCACTCTATCCAGTCCAGACACAGAGAGTGCCACCTCCACCGTCAGCCCTGCTGAGAAG ACTCCAGAGGAGAAGGATGTGGAGGAGCGGGACCAGGACAGAGCCAGCCGTACGGCCCGGGTCCAGCCCACCCCCCAGAGGAAAGACCCCCTGGCTGACAGTCCCAACAACACCAACCCAGACAGACGGAA GTTCCAGGCCCCAGTAAGAGACGAGGAGTCTGAGTCTCAGAGGAAAGCACGATCACGCCTCATGCGCCAGTCTCGCCGCTCCACACAG GGTGTGACGCTCACTGACTTGAAGGAGGCAGAGAAGAGCGTGGCCAAACCAGCTGATCCATCACCTAGCAACATCCTGCATGTCAGTCCTATAGTCACCATAACACCTGCTGAGAGAG ACACTGACCCAGTGAAGGAGGTCGGGCCCGAGGGAGAGACGCGGCTAGGAGTGAGGGACCGacggaaggggaggagagagcgacGCTCCACCGGGGTGGTTCAGCTAGGG AATGAACATTTGGATGCAATGGATGAAGCACAACAGGATGAAAGCCACCGTCATAGTTCACCCAG TGAGCCTCAGTTGGGAGATTTTTCACCAGACTACAAAATG CTGTACATGTCGGTGCTGCAGGAGAACGGGTTGCTTAGAGACAAGCTGCAGGAGACGGCGCTGGTGCTCAGCCAGAGCAAAGTGGAGCTGGAGAGACTCCGACAG AGTCAAGAGAGCAACACAGAGAGGCCGGCCCTGCAGGAACTGGAGAGATTT GAGAAGAGAGCACTCCAGagaaaagcagtggaactggagGATGAACTGAAG GTGCTGGTGGATCTCCGAGCAGACAACCAGAGGTTAAAGGACGAGAATGCCGCTCTCATCCGCGTCATCAGCAAACTCTCGAAATGA
- the LOC121533000 gene encoding protein phosphatase 1 regulatory subunit 12C-like isoform X2, whose amino-acid sequence MGDTAKDKRQEQLKRWSGSNTDREPAVPRRRWRGDVEDAGGSEAVNNAVSKEHSQDVEGSRSTPGEAHSLLLKRRRRVRFDTAAEFLAACASGDTDEAQEMLKDARKTEGKNGDYQGEVVNCANADGITALHQACIDGNMEVMVFLLAQGANINQVDSEGWTPLHVAATCGNLEITDFLLEQGASLTAVNCDGDVPLDIAEDEATESLLHQYTVRHGVDVEAAKRVEEEQIMNDARAWLTEGPPSELRHPKTGATPLHVAAAKGYLEAIKLLCQCGLDVSEMDWDGWTPLHAAAHWGQGDACRILAEQLCDMEACSNGGQTPFDVADESVVSLLEELSQKQANWRNEQSIMDRQNPAGSTAAKAENKRRRGAVSRMSSREKMNMLDQSKERRSEGLELSEEKESSPESSTLSSPDTESATSTVSPAEKQTPEEKDVEERDQDRASRTARVQPTPQRKDPLADSPNNTNPDRRKFQAPVRDEESESQRKARSRLMRQSRRSTQGVTLTDLKEAEKSVAKPADPSPSNILHVSPIVTITPAERDTDPVKEVGPEGETRLGVRDRRKGRRERRSTGVVQLGNEHLDAMDEAQQDESHRHSSPSEPQLGDFSPDYKMLYMSVLQENGLLRDKLQETALVLSQSKVELERLRQSQESNTERPALQELERFEKRALQRKAVELEDELKVLVDLRADNQRLKDENAALIRVISKLSK is encoded by the exons ATGGGGGACACAGCAAAGGATAAACGGCAGGAACAATTGAAGCGCTGGTCCGGTTCTAACACCGACAGAGAACCGGCTGTGCCCAGGCGAAGGTGGCGGGGCGATGTCGAGGATGCAGGCGGCTCGGAGGCCGTAAACAACGCCGTTTCAAAGGAACATTCTCAGGATGTGGAGGGAAGCAGATCGACCCCCGGGGAAGCCCATAGTCTTCTACTCAAACGAAG GAGGCGAGTGCGGTTTGATACTGCTGCAGAGTTCCTGGCAGCTTGTGCCAGTGGTGACACAGATGAGGCCCAGGAGATGCTGAAAGATGCAAGAAAGACAGAAGGCAAGAATGGAGACTATCAGGGAGAGGTTGTGAATTGTGCCAATGCTGACGGAATCACAGCTCTTCACCAG GCTTGTATAGATGGGAACATGGAGGTGATGGTCTTTCTCCTGGCTCAGGGTGCCAACATAAACCAGGTGGACAGTGAGGGCTGGACTCCACTGCATGTGGCAGCCACCTGTGGGAACCTGGAGATCACTga TTTCCTTTTGGAGCAGGGTGCGTCTCTCACTGCTGTGAACTGCGATGGCGACGTCCCCCTGGACATAGCTGAAGACGAGGCCACTGAGTCGCTCCTGCACCAATACACAGTGAGACACG GTGTGGATGTGGAGGCAGCTAAGCGGGTGGAGGAGGAACAGATCATGAACGACGCCAGAGCCTGGCTGACAGAGGGGCCTCCCTCAGAACTACGGCACCCCAAAACTGGGGCCACTCCCCTGCATGTGGCTGCAGCCAAGGGCTACCTGGAAGCCATCAA ACTGCTGTGCCAGTGTGGGCTGGATGTGTCAGAGATGGACTGGGATGGCTGGACGCCTCTCCACGCAGCGGCACACTGGGGGCAGGGAGATGCCTGCAGGATACTGGCTGAACAGCTCTGCGACATGGAGGCCTGCAGCAATGGG GGCCAGACTCCGTTTGATGTCGCTGATGAGAGTGTTGTGTCACTGCTGGAGGAGCTGTCACAGAAACAAGCCAAC TGGCGTAATGAGCAGTCCATCAtggacagacagaaccctgcagGCTCTACTGCTGCAAAAGCTGAGAACAAACGACGGAG gggggCAGTGAGCAGAATGAGCAGCAGGGAAAAGATGAACATGCTGGACCAGTCTAAAGAGAGGAGGTCTGAAGGCCTGGAGCTCAGCGAGGAGAAAGAGAGCAGCCCTG AAAGCTCCACTCTATCCAGTCCAGACACAGAGAGTGCCACCTCCACCGTCAGCCCTGCTGAGAAG CAGACTCCAGAGGAGAAGGATGTGGAGGAGCGGGACCAGGACAGAGCCAGCCGTACGGCCCGGGTCCAGCCCACCCCCCAGAGGAAAGACCCCCTGGCTGACAGTCCCAACAACACCAACCCAGACAGACGGAA GTTCCAGGCCCCAGTAAGAGACGAGGAGTCTGAGTCTCAGAGGAAAGCACGATCACGCCTCATGCGCCAGTCTCGCCGCTCCACACAG GGTGTGACGCTCACTGACTTGAAGGAGGCAGAGAAGAGCGTGGCCAAACCAGCTGATCCATCACCTAGCAACATCCTGCATGTCAGTCCTATAGTCACCATAACACCTGCTGAGAGAG ACACTGACCCAGTGAAGGAGGTCGGGCCCGAGGGAGAGACGCGGCTAGGAGTGAGGGACCGacggaaggggaggagagagcgacGCTCCACCGGGGTGGTTCAGCTAGGG AATGAACATTTGGATGCAATGGATGAAGCACAACAGGATGAAAGCCACCGTCATAGTTCACCCAG TGAGCCTCAGTTGGGAGATTTTTCACCAGACTACAAAATG CTGTACATGTCGGTGCTGCAGGAGAACGGGTTGCTTAGAGACAAGCTGCAGGAGACGGCGCTGGTGCTCAGCCAGAGCAAAGTGGAGCTGGAGAGACTCCGACAG AGTCAAGAGAGCAACACAGAGAGGCCGGCCCTGCAGGAACTGGAGAGATTT GAGAAGAGAGCACTCCAGagaaaagcagtggaactggagGATGAACTGAAG GTGCTGGTGGATCTCCGAGCAGACAACCAGAGGTTAAAGGACGAGAATGCCGCTCTCATCCGCGTCATCAGCAAACTCTCGAAATGA